CGAGCGTCCTCCAACCCATGGATCAGGGCATCATCAAGAACCTAAAGGTGTTTTACCGGTCACGCCTGCTACGTCGCATGGTGCTGTGCATCGACAGTGGCAAAAGTTACAGCGTGGATTTGTTGTCAGCTGTTCACATTGTTGCCGATGCCTGGAAGGCACTGACAGCAGGCACAATCCACCGCTGTTTCCGCCACGCAGGATTTGTTGCCGGCGTTGAATCGGACGCTGCAACGCAGGACCCTGCACCTGAACTGCCGGCTACTGTGCCGGACGTGAGCAGAGACGAGTTGATAGAAGACCTGCGAAGCAGCGGCGTGCCCATTCCGGCCACAGTGAACTTCGGAAACTTCGCTAATGTAGACAGTGCCACAGTGTCCTGTGCCGAGCTCACTGACGAGGAAATCGTTAATGAAGTGCTCGCGCCCGTGGAAGAAGACTCCGACTCTGAGGAAAACGCAACGTGTGCTGCGGGGCCAACGAATGGAGACCTTGCGCAAGCCCTCGCGGTGCTTTCGTCGTGCTTCAGCGAGGACGTGACGCTTGGCCAAATTCAAGCAGATTTGGTTCTGCGCAAGCGGAATACTGTTCAACAAAGCATTGAACAGTTTTTTCAGCCTCAGGTGCTGTAACTAGTAAATAAATAGTGTTTTCTTGCCGAATTCGTTTTTTCGGACATTCGATAGTTCGGACTGTTTCGCGATCCCCGCgaagtccgaattatcggtcggcgactgtatctagttcgctcgcagcgctctcagcctactttttgttttgcacctcagctaTAGGGAGCGCTGCGCCGCTTGGCTTACTAAaccttattctagtacactctaaacacAGCCACCCTAGCTGTTttgacagcagcgacaacagccggcAGTGGCCGCGCATGCGCctgccacttgccggaagcgctgaaaagtccagtgttataagcgcgaaaattacgAGATACTCTGCGGGAGGTGCCATCACGCGGTGTGCGTAATGTGAATGGCTGCACTTTTTTTCGAAGAACGActccgctcgctgttcgcggccactgccgaagccgttctggcgcagcaaGGCGCAATTTCGGTTAATTTTCTCTATTTGGCGCAGTTTGGCGAAATAATTTGCTTCTGTATCAAAaatgcgcaattggcgcaggagtcccacccctgctgGTTGGACAAAAATACAGTAAGCAAAATGTTTTCCATGTGGCTTTCAGTTTTGTCCGTATCTGATGTCTTGGTACATAAAGAGTGTGGCTTGCCCAACTGTTTCATTCTGAAAAGTGTGATCTGCTGATAAATTTCTGCCAGCATGGCACTTTCAATGCAATCAGAAAATTGGACCAACCTTCAAGGTCTCTAAGTGATGGTAAGAGGCCACACTGCTGCAGATGGAAAATGGCCAACAGTGTCAGCTGAAAGTTTGTGATCCACGTGCCAGGCACTTTGGTGGTGACACCCTGGGCTGTTGCCCAGCTCCGAACTGTGAACAGCAGTGGGCAGAGGGCAGGGGCCAGCTGGGTGCACGAGTGCAGTAGCCGGGACATGTGCACTCCAGACCTGTGTGGAACATGTTCTGTGGTCACGAACACTGGCAATCATAAGAACAGGCAAAGCATGAAGAAACTTTTTTGAAGTGGCACACGCATAAATAGAAGATAagtgctgctgaaaaaaaaaaaagacaacaaattTTATTGCAGCCTAGGGATGCAGCCTGAGATAGACAGGTGCACCAAAGTACTCACAGAACCAAGTTCAGGCTGCACTGTACAGTTTTGGACTGCATGCATAGGTTTTTAAGAAGCTGTTAATTTGCAGCATCTGTTATTTGTAGGCATGTGCTTGCTGGCACACTTATCTGACCTGCTATGTAGTTGATGCAAAATAAAGGTATAAAAACCgatagctgggctagttggtaatgaTGGGCTAGTTGGCCCATCCTGGTTAGTTTCTTGTCCTTGTTTTCATGGCTTGCTGTTTATGTAATGTGAAACAAAGGTGCCAGCTCACCCCATTGCAGCAACAATTAGCCTATCTCTGTGACACAATACAAAAGAATGTTGGCCTTACTGGTTATACATGGCTAAATAGGATGTGGATCAGTAATTGCCAGAGTTATAAGTGACTAATAGTGTGAGCAGTGTGTTATGTTTGCATTAGAGATTGCTAAGACTAAGCTTGACCAAAACAGCAACATGGATAAATGGATGTCTCCGTGATTAGTAAAATTGTACACAGGTTACAATATAGTATGTCATGACTTCAGGATGCCCAGCCTATCATTACTGTAGTGTACAGCCTAAATTTGCAGACAGGACATAAACTAGGCAACACAACACATGACATACAACATGAAAAGGGTGTTGTGTTGCCTCCTTCATGTCCTAAATGTAGATTTAAGCTGTGTGCTACAGTAATCCTGAACCAACTAGCTCATATGAAACCACTGTTGGCCCGGCTTTTCAACAGCAAATTTCGTGTAACCTCCTGATAAGCACTTTATGGTTGTCACATAGTACCACAAGCATACTGGTGAACAAGTGTCGCCAATGGGGCAAAGAAAAACCGGTGAAATGTTAGGCAGACATTAGCTTGACGGCAGGAAGCATAAATCAAACCATATCCGACTTCAGGCCACACTGACCACAGAGTGCACACGTAAAGCAGGCATTACTTAAAAAGACGACAGCTAGTGGTTATTTACTATACATCTGGCATGTGCTGCTGTTTTACGGGAGGGCACTTCACTTGCCAACACTTACATGCTAGGTATGTGCTTCTTTGAATACAAGACTGGACAGTACAATTTTGATTTCAGCTAAAGGTGTCATCGTCCTTTCCTTTATGCAGTAAAGTAGTAATGAATGCTGGCAACACTAGTGGTTTGTACACTAGAGACAAAAAATCCATTTTAAACTATACTTCTCTACAGCTGGCTATCATGACATAATGATCCATGGCACAGAAATTCATTAAACCTCAGagcatttaaaggggccctgaaacactttttgaacatagtaaaatAATGTTGCCGATATGTTAacgaggctgctgtgaacatgtgagccaaatattattgcactgcatgcagcagggaatttacaatctcgtgtcaaaaacaGTGAACAATCTCGCATCCGCAATGCAGTCATCGAAAGCTGATCGAAAGCAGTCGGCCGAGCAACGTTATTGGCTTATTTTTTCAGTAATACAGAATTACTAATTTTGAGCTAAATAGGATAAAAATATGTCTACTGCACATGGCCTCCAAGATGGCATTGGCATGCTGCATAGCATAGTCTGCCATGGCCGCCACGAGGTGTCGTGATAAGCCCTTTCGCCGCCGCGACACTCAACTTTTGGCcggggctttgccctcttggcttctccaCTGTCTAGCTTCCAGCCTGCTAGCGGAGAAAAAAAGACTGAGAAAGCTGGGTACTGGTGCGATAACTCCACTGATAGTTAAAGGATTTTAAAAATGTTTCCTGCTTGAGACTTTTGGGACGATGTACTTTAATAGTGAtgcattctatgattagttagaaaagtgtttcagggcttCTTTAATAACACTGCAATGCACTACGCCCATTTCAAAGATAGGATTGAAATATGTTATAAAAAACTAACATATTGTTCAGAGTGAGGTCGCACTCTCTGCCCACAACATTGTGCTGGAACTTGACGATAGGTACACGGGCCCTGAGGATGCGCTGCACCTCAGACACACCAGGCACAACATAATGGAGCAGGTCTCCAAGCGTTTCAAGTATTCGCTGCACCAATGTGCGATCACTGATCGCCTGGTTCTTGTCTTGGAAGTAGAGTTGCCCACTCGGTTCCTGTACATTGAAAGGGGAAACTAGTAAACAACCAGTATATATGGCCCTTCGGCTCTCCATGATCAATGGTGTCTGTGTGAGTGTAGTCGCTTAACATGCTATGTGCAGGTGTCTACCTTGGGGTTAATGTTTTACGAGATCTTAGATGGCCAGACTATGCATGCCCCAAAAAAGCATATGGATGCTACATATTGCTCTGAGCATACAATCATTTCACACTTACATTCACAATGTATGGTGCACTTGGCTTTCACACTGTGTAACTTTATATCATATAGAAAATAACGAACAAGTTATACAGTGTATCTTGTACTTATTAGGTGTTGACAGAAATGAGTGGTATGCCTAATTACAAAGAATGTAGTGGACCATTGCTTAAAACCTACAAATACTGCCTTTCATCTTGCAGCAATATATGAATGTGTACTTATCTATTCACAACACACAAGTATGATAATTTAATTACATGATATTTAATAATTTGATAATACTATAGTATGATAATTTAATCACACTAATGCAGAATATTAGGCTATGCTTCTGCAATATTACACCAGACACTTTTACCACAAAAGGAGACTTGGTAAACAAAAACTGAAGGACAAGCGGCATAGCCACCGTGAAGTTCCCACTCTAGCTTGCTGTGATGTCACAGACTTTGACAGACTTCATTACGGTCTAGGTAATTGGTTACTCGTGAAGAAAAACTACACTGCATACCAACGGCACTAAAGAGTCAGCCTGGTAATTTTCAAGAATTTTTTCAGAATCAAAAAGGCCCAAATACAAGAAACCATTTTGAAATCCATGACATAACACTACCAAACCAGTGCCAAGGTTCTGGCACGAAATTCAAGAAGGAGAAGTTTCACCTTCCAGTAATAATCAAATCTTCCCCCAAAATTAACGAAAACTGAGTATAGGTTGCCAGTCTTAGCTATTCGGTGTTGCTTTTTAGAGTCCCTTTAAAGCGCTCATCTTGCTTCCATTAAAACAGTCCCTGAACATCTATCAATTCATGTGTACAAAGGTGCAGTACATACTACCAATTAAGATAGTAACACATTCAAatagcatttcaattttttttatgcttctgccaatgtttcattattttacacacacacatttcAATGAGGGAATTTAATAAAATCACATTGCATGATACCTATTGCTACCAAGTCGTATACATATATTTCTTCTGGTTTTCagcttttcttaattttttgcaAAGTGAGTGCCATGAGCAGTTTATTGATAGCTCTAAATGCTGTCTTTGCAAACGCCATGCCTTTTACGTCTTGTTTTATTCCTTAGTTCAATTGCTTTTTTATGTCAAACATCACGCTTTGTATTCTATGTATCACTATTATGCTATTTTCTGTAGGTGTCTTGTAACCAGTCCTGCCTAAGGCCTCTTACCAGAGGCTGGCAGTAtgcttgaaataaataaataataaaacaaataGCTTAAAAACCACTCTTCCAAATTAATTTCAACACAGTGATGCTGTCGAGCTTGTTCTCTATTAGTAAATTTCTCACTGAACTGCATTCAACTGCATGATTTTGCTTGAATTTAATCTTTTTCATATTGTATTCACAATTATTTATGGTTGTCAGTTCAAGCATTTTGTTCAAACTCTGAACTCTAACCACTACAGGTAAAGTCTGTATATGACACTCAGATGCAAGTGCTGAAGTGTCTGTGCAATAATATGCGCCTGAATGTTGCCACAGTTACTAACAATGTCTTGTAGTTAAACCTCCAACAGTCTGTGCCAAGCATGGTGGACCACTGCAACATGAAGCAAGCTTCTGCTACCTTGCAATATTATTGTTACACAATTACTTCCCGAGGTAGCAAATCAAATGGAACTACTTTTGGATGTCCCAGAACACCAACAAACACTTTTTCtcccgaaaaaacaaaacaaaaaacaacctaACCATAAAAGCTTCAGGTCATAAAGAACACATCTATCTGTACTTCTGAATAATAACTTTGTAGAGTTTTTAAAAAGGAAATACCGAGCGAAAGTACAATTATATTTTAGTAGAAAGCATGATAATGATGCACAtcattttgtttgctcatcttaCGCTGTGCTTTGAATGATATATGAGGCACTGTATGAATGATATATGATGTGCTGTAAGACATACCTATAAATTTTAAGTTTCTTATACCCTGCTGAAAGGAAGCGCTGGGACAAAGCAATTTCCTGCAATTTTCACAAGACTAGTTTAATTGCAGCCAACAGCATCCTGGCCCTCACCAGAAATTGGCTCTTGCCTCTTAGAACCAAACTACTCGAGCACAACTGCAAAAATTATATATCTCATCAGCATATACTGAATACAATAAAAAGGAATTGAAATATTTATTAAATGCCTGATTAACTGAAATTATGATGTGACATTGCTACAGAGCTAGCTGGCAAAAATGGTGCGGCCGAAAAATTCTGCACCCAGGAAAAAAATTAAGCCAATTTTTACAGTTAATAGAGAACTTATAAATAAAATGGTGTGTTCCAGTTTATTTTAATTCATCTGTTTCAAATCAAGCTAGGAGTAAACAGCAAgttgttaaaaaaaaactaaatttccTGGTTTGGTAAATGCTTCCATATGCTCCTTGAAACATGTTTGTGTGAGCTTTGTTACGAAATACATTTATGTAATCCCATAACAAGAAACTGTACTAAACTCTACTAAACTAAACTTCACTAAACTGTATGAAGCAGCTACAGACTAAAGTATTTGAACAAAAGCAGAGCTTTTAGAGAAACATAAAGAATGCACCATGTAAAATAAATTCTGACACTTTTACAggcaatggatggatggatggaaaactttaatgaacgtcctgaggtacgcgactcagcgcgcagcgggccgctcccacgttgggacagtcaggccatgcccgaccgccgcatcatgggccctctggacagcccatagttgcgccccggcatcggggctcttgatagcggagagccacttgtcctcatttatttgttccgtgcctcgtaacgaggggcaacgccagagcatatggtctaagctagcgaagtcattgcagtgcctgcaagaactacagGCAAAGCTTATTCTTTTACTGCCATAGCTCAAATAATGTGAATACATAAAATCCTCCTGCAGAACAAGTGATCCAGACAGCATCTAAGTTTAAGAATATAAAATGAAGGCTTGAACTTatgtgaaaaacaaaaagttaAGCTCCCCAAAGATAAAGTTACAAACCATTGCCACTCTTTCACACTCAGGAGTCAGACAAAATGAATGATGTCATACCCTACTCACCCTAGCTTCTGGAACACAGTAGACCATATCAATGTCACAGTTATGCCTCCCAAAACCATTGACAAGGGAGCCAAATGGCAAGACCTGCCCTTTTGGATATAATCCACTTATAAACTCTTCAACTTGTCTGCAGACTACAAAGCCAAGCCGTGTCTCCAGGTCACTTAGCTTTTCCATCTCATAAAAGTGCGCCATCTGCTCTGTGATCTGCAAAATGAACCCATGGATAAATGTAAAAgcaaataaaaatatatatatatatatatacatatacacatcaTGATGTACGTACACAGACAATTGGCTTTTATTCACTGCCAATGAAAACTTATATACTAAACCAGTTATTTTCAATGTGCCCCTGGACTCAAACCAATGAGCTTATGCTCAAGAGTAGAGCACAAGCTCATGCACTGCCTATGAGTATGCTAGTATCCGTTTATTACTCCTTCTGCACTCCATAAATGTTTCCAAATGTCACAAAAGTCTCTGAAACAAGTTGGAATACATACACTGAAAACGTAACCTGCCAACTATGCTCAATAAGGGGGTCATATGATTCACGTTTGGAACTTGCTTGCAGAACTAAGTAGTAGTAGTGCAGTGGGCAGCAACATCCAATCATTGCTACATCAATATTATAGTGCCCCCCAATAATTAAATCCCATTATGATCCTGTTAAGCAAGTTAGCTTGTTTTGCAGCTTGTTTTGCAGACAGCGAAAACTGCAGCCGATTAACAATAAGTCACACTTATCAGGACCACAGAGTTTAATTCAAATTATTCGAAGTTGAATCAAATATATCCTAAAAACAGTTATGAGCTCTTGTATCAACACATTCATACACAGAACAAATTTATGCTTCCTCCACCACCCTAAATGAAATCAGGCACATATGTAATGGATACTTTGCAAGAGGTGGGACGAGAAAAAGAAAGGCTGCACAAATGCAAATATAGGATATCACAGTTGTAAACATGCGGCTGCACCCATGGTGCCCTCTGGTAGTGGTGCATCTCAACGTACACAACAGCATGAATATGAAAATATTTATGATGGGTACATTTTGACTACACATGCCTCATAAATGTCGTCGGGCATTTATGGCCACTGTGCTCCACTTTGGGAAGCCATAAAgtttgaattaaaaaaataattaaattattggcttttacatgccaaaaccacgatctgattatgaggcatgccgtagtgggggactctggaaatttggaccacctgggatctttaacgtgcccccagggcacgggcatttttgcacatcgcctccatcgaaatgcggccgtggcGGCCAGGATTTGGTCCTGCGACCTtgtacttagcagcgcaacaccatagctgctacGCCACCATGGCGTGTCTACTTGAGATGTGTACTGCTACTAAAAATTTATCTTCCACGGGGTGCGACACACACTACTGGCCCTTTCCTCAACAACAAAGAAGCTCCTCACGACTTGTCTTTCCTTTGATGAAAGCTACATTACTTGCTTACTTGCAGGTACTTCTGATGAGTGATACGAGGTATTGCCTCCCAACTTCCCACAGACAGAATGAGCAGGAATGCCCTGCAAAGGTTAATACCATGGTGCCATACTGCTTAGAGTCTGCGGCCAGATACTTTGTTACACTGGTATGGTCCTAGTCGCACCTTTGTAATGTAATCACAAAATATGAAAACTTTTTGTAGTGGCCATTCTCCACGATTTTGATGTGATGTAAGCAATAACTGGCCTCATGCCTCTTATTTCGTTTTTAACTCATATGAATTCCAATTTATGGCACTTTCACATACACATGTCCAAGGTAAAGTTTGCGCACGTTCATCAGCAGCATGCACTGACTTGATATGTTAGTGTGAAAGCAGTAGTTGAAGTAAGTTTAATCAAGCACTTGACATGGCTTTTAAAGTGAATAAGTTGACAATGACCTTACCGTACTGCTTTGAATCAATTTGAGTGCTTGAGTCTGAGGCGTAACATTTGAAGCGGCTTCTATAGTAACAGAGAAAGATTTGTTGATTGGTCTCGTTCCTTTCTTCTGCGTAAATTTCAATAGTCTTGTCCGCACAGGGAAGCCATCAGATGACAGGTGACCACAATTTTGTAAGAGCTCTTGCGCCTCGTCCGAGCTGCTGAATTCTAGAAGCACTTGACACTGCACGAAAGAAACGTCATGTTAGATGCACAAAATAGAGGCGCCGCGCAATGCTCTTCGTGAAAAACCGATGACGAAGTCAGGTCTTACTTTGTGGGAGTTATCTGCGTAGTAGTATGCCTTCTGAATGTTTCCGTACCGTGAACATTCCTGACAAAGCTCCGTGATTTTGTGTCGATTTTCAACTTCTACGAGAATGCTTGCAGCTGATTCCTTTCTCCTCTGCGAAAGGATTCCATCGAATGATAGCGGGGTTTCTGCTTTGTTTTCTGCAACGGGCGAACAAGTATTTCCACTGATGAGCATGGTACTGAAAGGTCTTAGATCAAGTGATCAAGATAACGGAAGCGCCTAAGAAGGGCTTATTCGGATCTTAAAGTGTTGTAAATGGAAAACGATGTCCATACATACTAAACGTAAACAACAATCTTGGCTGCGGCTAAGATCGGTGCTTACGTTAAGGACACGGCGAGATCGACAAATAAGCAATAACAAATTTAGAGCGATTAGAGGACTTGGAATAACTTACGAGAACAAAGAAGCTGTTTTCTTATTACATGTTGAATACGTCGTCCAAGTAACGCTGCTCTGGACGGTAGGATTAGCTGTTTAGAGTGAAAACAGCTCATTTTGAACGCAAGCACACCGGGAACTTTATCGCATCGTGGAGGCAGCCATTTTTTTAGTGTCATAGTGGCCAACGACTGATTCTTTGCCTCAGCTGCGTTTGACCAATttgtcaaatgcatttctccgcaatgttcgggaattaatatcgcgaaactggtgtcatcctgagaattagttcctagtgtatccgccttgcgaactcaacggctagaatttgtaaattgcatcacgggccataagttaatatgttgaaaacctaattggtgaatttttgttaattagtcgattatgcatttcaatttttttgtgcaagtaatgtccgcctcttcgagtagaccaggggcggtattctgtaagagtctatctagtggactgtccatttcggcgaccgttgattcgctacTGCTTGActtgcaggaaggagactggctggcaccttcctgcacgtcaaggaGCAGCGAATCAACgatcgccgaaatggacagtccactaggtggactcttacagaataccgccccagctcatgaactagaattgtgctatctgccacaggcaacctctaaaaatttttgaaagtgtttgatGAACagcccgtatttatggcctctgctgaaagaggcgatgtttccatccatAATGCGTTAATGTTGTAAATAATGAAAGAGCTTTTTTTTTGNNNNNNNNNNNNNNNNNNNNNNNNNNNNNNNNNNNNNNNNNNNNNNNNNNNNNNNNNNNNNNNNNNNNNNNNNNNNNNNNNNNNNNNNNNNNNNNNNNNNCGACGAAAAAATCTGAATTATTATTGTGCAGGCCGACTCGCAGGggccgtaaaccaaacagctacagAGAGGCGGACAATCTAGAAACGGACATACAATTGAAGACTGCCGATGATGAACCTATacctaaggttgataaaatcgGAGTTTTGGGACTActcattgaagcaaaaggcaacaatggagaaaccattagaaAGTTGGATGGGACAGTGTCTCAAGTAATGAGGTTGATCAAAACGATAGCCAatagacacagtggaatgaaggTAGGAAACATGATCAGACTACTACAGGCGTTCATTATCAGCAGGATCGTATACGTCGCACCCTACCTTAGATGCTGCAGAAGAGATCAAATTAGAATGCCTAATTAGGAAAGTTTATAAACAAGCCGTAGGACTACCAATCCGCAATAGTACCGAACCgacaggctattagaattaggcctgcacaacCCAATGGACGATCTCATATAGGCGCAGCGTatagcgcagtacgaacgcctttcTAAGACCAAGGCAGGAAGACAGATACTAGAAAGACTaggtattgggtaccatactcaaCACGGAACCAAAGTGTACATCCCGAATGgtgtcagggatacgataacTGTTCCGCccttaccaaagaacatgcaccccgtaTACCATAAAGgtagaagagaaagcagagcaatggacatacaaaaaaaaatgagggaatagtaaagacgcagtctttgtagacgctgctagatacaagcacaggcATGGCTTTACAGCCGTCGTAATTGATCacgaaaagaagtgcaaaacatgcgctacggcaagcacagtaaacatcgtgactgcggaggagatagctattgcgctagcactatcacagaccgaagcggacgtaatagtcagtgactctcaggcggcagtacgaaattttGCTAACGGCCGAATCTCACCGGAAGCACTACGAATCCTGAAAGCAGGTCACAAAAATCAAGAAAGGAATGTTTATTTAATATGAacacccgctcacacctccacctcgccaggagacagcaataataataagacggcgcatgacgtggctcgagggcttacggactgagtcacggccgataatagggccggatggagaggagtgggatggagaggagtgggaatgggaggatcgtatgaccagatttaaatacatcacacaacactacaaattaCAAAGGTGCGTTTTCCCACCActtcaccaaaagctcagcaaaaagcattctgtcgaatggcggcagttacagaccagaacttattcgaacccggcgatctcacatctcatttacTCAGACATATGCAAGAcagctaaatgcaaaaactgtggttctagagccaatgtggaacacatgctatgggaatgtcgatgCATAACAAtgatggggatgcagcctctcgcaatcgcctccgcgcgcgctgggagactgtgttgcttaGCTCTGCCCTTGAAGATCAACTTTGGGATGTCCAGCGGGCCAAGGAAGCCGCCAGGACTCAAGAACTCCTGGCCATCACCTAGGCGGGACcttttgcccgtcccacaaactcgcagggccattcaataaagttctttgaccGACTGACTGACAACATTCATTCACCTATAACCTTGACGGCTACTTCTTTTCatgtaatcaatcaatcaatcaatcaatcaaatgtttattaaaGGGCCTAGGAACAGCTGGCAGTTCCCGCCAAAACAAATTTCACGTTGCGTTTCTTCCATCATACCCAGTTTCTTTGGGACGGCATAATCATACCTGAAAACACAAAAttagcttgctatatttaacctatAGGGGTGAGAGAATATAATGTATTATTATAAGCCGCGCCCAACGATAGCGTGCCTTACGGCATAAAATTGTGGGATTATCAAATACCAGAACTATTGCATGAATGCAATAGTTCTCGAACTTAATGTAATAACCACTTATCCTAGATATGTTGGTGAAAACGACATTCAGGAATGTGGACAGTTGGGCGAGCTGGTGACCAATAATTATGGCAGCGGTTGTCCTGTGCGGTCTTTCTGCTTTTTTGTgtcgtgtttttgttttttgcatcaAAGTTTAAGAAGAAAACGACACTGTCGAACATGGAGGGTCATTACAACACTGCCTTGAATTTTTTCTATcggcatgtgtcacttctgacgTTGTCTGCTCATTTCATTTTTAGGCTGTTTCAGCATAAGATTTACACCAGCACACGTTTCCTGGCTGAAGCAAAAAATTACTATGggcccgactttttttttttctttatttgaagTAAATACACTCCATGAAGGAGGCCAAAAGGCACAATGCATGGCGAGGGCCTTCTCCCCATTGTAGGCATGTTGCGCTCGGAGGGGttacaaacaaaatgaaaagtaaatCAATCAATACATTAGCAACGTAGCATATGTGTCAACACTTGCTGgcataacaaaacaaaagcaaaaatcaatatatggtcataaagaaaagcaaagctcAGAGCCACTCCCATGTCAGGTGCCTGAGGGAGTACAATGGCGCCTGACACAGGAgaggtaaaaaaacaaaaactgaaCTGCATAACAGAGGCACTAGCTAAAACTTTGTGTGGAAAAAATACAGGGTATAACAACATAAGGTAGGCATAAACAAAAATAAGCAGCCTCCTTGACACAGCACACGTACCCACCAAGGGACCAGCCCAATTATGTCATTAATagttgtataatttttctcttgtAGGCAGCTGTCGGATTTTTACAGTAATAGATAAGATGCTGAAAAACGTTATTTTCATTCAAAAAGGCAATCATCTGATGTTTAAGGGTCTAGAAGCCGTAATTTGTTCTTACTTttggtgcttttattgcgatatgtcGAAGGTTGTATGGGTTTAGGGAAGTCTCTGTGGGAAGAAAATTAGAGTCATTATGAATTGCATGATATGCAATTCATAAAGGCTTCAttcttgaaggcgaaagcccgagcgccacTAACTCAATGACgcgacgaccacttttttttttttttttgctgagtca
The DNA window shown above is from Dermacentor silvarum isolate Dsil-2018 chromosome 1, BIME_Dsil_1.4, whole genome shotgun sequence and carries:
- the LOC119436703 gene encoding poly(A) RNA polymerase, mitochondrial-like isoform X2 — encoded protein: MTLKKWLPPRCDKVPGVLAFKMSCFHSKQLILPSRAALLGRRIQHVIRKQLLCSQNKAETPLSFDGILSQRRKESAASILVEVENRHKITELCQECSRYGNIQKAYYYADNSHKCQVLLEFSSSDEAQELLQNCGHLSSDGFPVRTRLLKFTQKKGTRPINKSFSVTIEAASNVTPQTQALKLIQSSTITEQMAHFYEMEKLSDLETRLGFVVCRQVEEFISGLYPKGQVLPFGSLVNGFGRHNCDIDMVYCVPEAREPSGQLYFQDKNQAISDRTLVQRILETLGDLLHYVVPGVSEVQRILRARVPIVKFQHNVVGRECDLTLNNMSGVHMSRLLHSCTQLAPALCPLLFTVRSWATAQGVTTKVPGTWITNFQLTLLAIFHLQQCGLLPSLRDLEDKKRLKTWQKSRLSDEKGETFEDILRSFFEYYASFNFKSKGIAPFSGQTLEKPEYTAMFVQNPLDRQLNASRNVGLSDLKKLQGRMAEALSLIDNAPRKITVEKPWGIMALFTAQTAAARKQQEALHRRFQVHELFQENKEAGENYVIEATVAGVKTAS
- the LOC119436703 gene encoding poly(A) RNA polymerase, mitochondrial-like isoform X1, with the translated sequence MTLKKWLPPRCDKVPGVLAFKMSCFHSKQLILPSRAALLGRRIQHVIRKQLLCSQNKAETPLSFDGILSQRRKESAASILVEVENRHKITELCQECSRYGNIQKAYYYADNSHKCQVLLEFSSSDEAQELLQNCGHLSSDGFPVRTRLLKFTQKKGTRPINKSFSVTIEAASNVTPQTQALKLIQSSTITEQMAHFYEMEKLSDLETRLGFVVCRQVEEFISGLYPKGQVLPFGSLVNGFGRHNCDIDMVYCVPEARVSREPSGQLYFQDKNQAISDRTLVQRILETLGDLLHYVVPGVSEVQRILRARVPIVKFQHNVVGRECDLTLNNMSGVHMSRLLHSCTQLAPALCPLLFTVRSWATAQGVTTKVPGTWITNFQLTLLAIFHLQQCGLLPSLRDLEDKKRLKTWQKSRLSDEKGETFEDILRSFFEYYASFNFKSKGIAPFSGQTLEKPEYTAMFVQNPLDRQLNASRNVGLSDLKKLQGRMAEALSLIDNAPRKITVEKPWGIMALFTAQTAAARKQQEALHRRFQVHELFQENKEAGENYVIEATVAGVKTAS